Part of the Prevotella communis genome is shown below.
TTTGTTGCTTGCGTACCTGTTGGTTGTTCCAATACTGTTCCAGACGCTTGGCCTCGGCCTTGGTGATATGAATGACAGAGCCGTGCTTGGGCGACACGAAGTTGGTCATCTTCATCTTTCCATCGCCAAAGTGGCCCAACGGCGTGAATGTCTTGAAGTCGGAGGTCTCTACAAATCCAAAGTTGTTAGGGCGGATGGAATAGATATCATACATCACAACCCATTTGTTCTCACCGATTCGTTTCCATACGTTAGGTGCCTCACAACCCGTGCGCTCTGTATCAATCTGCTCAGCATGGTAGTCGTCGAAATGATTAATCTTGTCGGATATCATATATTTGATGCCACCAGGATTCTCCTGTGATACGTAGGTCATGAAGTAGCGACCGTCGGGCATTGGACAGATATCGGCATCGAGCACCTGAATCGTTGTGTCGGGGTATTCAAAGAGCAACTGAGGCTCGGTCTCGAGGGTCGTAAAGTCCTCGTTAGCATAACTGTAATAGAGTTTTGTGCGACCGCCAGCCTTCTGACGGATGGTGAAATAGACCATCGGTTTACCCACGGCAGCGTCCCAAATAGTCTGCGGTGCCCAGGCACAGGCTATCTCGCCGAATCTCTCAGGGAATAGTTTGTCTATACGAGCTACATGGTGAGTCCAATGTATCAAATCATCGCTGGCCATCAGTACCAGTCCACGATTGTTGCCCCAGCCGTATGCCTCGGGACGCTCCCATTGTGTGGTGCGGATACCTTTCTGTTTGCCAAAGATATGCAAGTCGGTCATGGCGATATAGAATTTACCGTTTGGTGCGCGATAGATATGTGGATCGCGGATGCCATGTTGCTGGGCAATCGAGTCGCCAGAGATAATTGGTTCGGCATTATTTACTGCGGTAAACGTATAGCCATCGTAGCTGATAGCCATGAACAGACCATGGGTGGGGTCACTAAAGTAGGTGAAGAGATAGGCGCCCATATCCTTTTCTGTAAGCACCTTCTTTGGCTTAGCAGCCGATGTATGTCCTGCAAGGAATAATGATGCAAATACTAAAAAGAGAATTCGTTTCATATTCTATGTCTTATGGTTTTATTATGAGTTTGTCACCGCTTAGATCTACATTGAAGAGATGGGGAATGCGCACGGTGCGACCGCGGTCGTCCTTGGAATGGTGGTGTACTGACATCATCCACTGACCGTCGAAGCGCTGGAAGAGCATGGAATGCCCAAAGCCTGGAGGCGTGATGGGATTGGGCTCCTGAATCCAAGGACCGTCGAGGGTACCGCTTTCGCTGTAGGCTACTCCCTGTGTATAGACATCATAGACCCATGAGGTCCAAACCATGCCGAGTCGGCCTGTGGCGGTACGGAAGAGATAAGGTCCATCGGTCACTTTGTTCCATGTTATTTCGCCTTTGTCGTTCTTCTCCCTGCTCCAGGGGGAATCGCTGGCACGGAAGAGCACCTTCGGCTCGCCTATGGTACCACTGAGGTCGGACTTCAGTTCTATCTTTTCCATCGTGCCGTTCCAGTTCTGCAGCCACTCACCACAGAATATCATATAGGGCTTGCCGTCGCTATCCTTCCAGTAGGTGCCGTCGAGCGTAGGACGATTGGCTGGCAGATAGGTAGCATCACCAAAGGTACGATAGGGTCCCATGGGATTATCTGCACGGAGTACCTGCGAGGCACGTCGTTCAATGACATTACCGCGCACCGTATCAATTTTTACTTCTTGGTTTGTAAATGTAGCAAAATAGTAATACCAGCCATCGCCCGTCTGATGCAACTCGGCTGCCCATATCATTGGGCGCGGTCCCATCCATGAGTTGGCCTCAAATTCCGTCACACGGAATGGTCCTTCCCATAGCTTCAGATCGCTGGAGCGCCACATCATGCCACCCGTACCCGTCATATAGTACATCTTTGTTTTCTGGTCGGCCAAGATAGCCGGGTCGCTCAGACGTATCGAATCCAGTGGGATATTTTTTCGAATGCGAATGTTGCGCTGTGCAGATACCGCCAGAAGACAAATGGTTGCAAACAGGCTGATAAAGAGAGTTCTTCTCATAATAGCTTATTTAATAGAATTTTACGACATCGTCCAACTGCTTATGACGGGGCAGTACGGGTTGATTCTTGCGATAACCAAGGGCGATGACGGCCATGATAGCCTCGTTTTCCGGGATGTTAAAAAGAGAGCGGAGCTTGTTGGCATCGCGCATACCCATGATGAGCGTGTCGAAACCCATGGCGCGAGCCTGCATGATGAGATAACAGTTAGAGAGACCGTTGTCGTAGGCGCCCCAGCCGTCGCCTACCTCATTGGCAGGATTGCCCTGGAAAAAACCACTCTTGCCACGTTCGAAGGTGGATACGATGAGTACGGGTGCTCCCTGCACATTACGTTTGTTGCCACCGATGAGCTCCTGCACAGCAGCGAGTTTTTCGGGTGTCATCGCCACGTAGTATTTAGAAGGCTGCTGATTGGCCCACGAAGGAGCCTCTTGTACGGCCTCCATCAGCGTGCGCACCTCCTGTTCGGAGATTTTCTTTGTGGCATCATAACTACGAATGCTGCGACGGGTGGTTAATACTTCATCAAATGAAGGTGATTTCTTCTCTTGTGCAACGAGTGGTTGCATCAGCAATGCAGCAAAGGCTGTCAATAATATTTCTTTTCTCATATTTCTTGTTTATTTGAAAATCTTTTGTGCGAATATCGTTAGGTAGATGCGCCAGTTGCGCCAAATGTGACCACCGTCGTTCTCGTAGTATTCATAAGGGTAACCCTTAGAGTCGAGATATTTGCGCAGGTCGGTATTCTGTTGCATCAGAAAGTCGTCTTTGCCAATGCCAATCCAGTATAGCTTGGGTTTTGAGTTGAAAAGACGTGCCATCTGTGCGTCATATTCGGCATTGGGTTTTGGAGCCTGACTGTTCAGCCATCCACCAAGAGCCATCATTGTAGCAGCTGACTGTAAACCGTAGTAATCGAATTCTTCTGGATAAAGACGTGAGATTCCAAAGGTGTGGCCGCCCCCCATTGACAAACCTGTAACGGCACGGCCAGAGCGTTTGGCAATGGTCTTATAACGACTGTCAATAGCACGGACGATATCCATAAAACTCTCTTCCATTGATGCTTTGGCAGGACGATTTTGGAAGGCGTTGCCATCGGGCACGTACATTCCCTCGTGCCACCAGCCAGGAGCCGCATCACAGGTGGGGTTGCCATTAGGCATCACAACAATCATCGGCACACATTTTCCTTCGGCAATGAGGTTATCCATAATCTGCGAGGCACGCCCCAGGTCGCCCCATGCTGTCTCGTCGCCACCCCATCCGTGAAGCAGGTACATTACGGGGAAACGCTTCTTTCCGTCGTAGGCAGCTGGCAGGTAGACTGTCATGCGTCGCTGCTGACCAAGTGTGGGACTGTCGTACCATACGCGAGACAGGGTGCCGTGAGGCACGTTATTTACGGCATAGGTATGTCCTTTGTCCTCGTTGCTCTTGGATACAATAAAGATATTGCTCAGTGTGTTGATGTCGCGGTTCACGTAGCTGTTGGCAGGATCTACAATACGTTGACCGTCAACGGTGAAACTGTAGGAGTATAGCTCGGGTGTCAGCGGATCCGTTGTCACAGTCCATACACCATTTTCTTGTTTCGTCATGTCGAGTCGCTTGCTGGTGAGTTCATCGAAATCACCGATGACGCTGACCTTTGTGGCAGTAGGATCAAAGAAGTTGAAAGTCACCGAGCCGTCTTGGTGGATGACGGGCGATTTCACGTTTGGCCGACGGCCCAATTGTTGTTGTGCCATGCTGCTCATTATCATGAGACAGCTGATGATTAATACTGTTGTTCGTTTCATATATGTTTTTGTTTGGTTATAAACGTTTCCATGTAGCGTGGAGGTGATGCAGCATAGTGGTACTTTCACCGCAGGAACCGGTATGCTGGATGTGGATGCCCCCAAAGGGATTGCTTGTCACGTGTGACTGCAGGTCAACCTGATGGGGTAGGGAGGAGTCGGCAGGTTTGGGTGTCTTTGTTTCTACATGGGCTCTTAATAACCCGTTGGAGTAGTTGAGGCTAATGGTACATCCTGTGCGGTAACAAGTGGAGCTGATGGCCTCGGTCAGAGGAGTAACCTGTCCGTCTTTGTATTCAACCAGGAGGAAGTCCACTGCCTTGGCGTGTTTCACGGTGCGGATGATGCGCAGACCATAGCCAGTCAATGTCTTCGTGTCAAATTTCAGGCAGACATCCATATACTGTCCAGTGGCAGAACCGAACCCCTGACCGGCAGTCTTGGTTGGGTCAACGGTTAGTGTCAGTGACATGTTATCATAGCGTCTGTTTGCTGCTGTGTACATCAGGCGAGCACCTCGTTGTGCTTGCAAAAGACCTTTTCCTATGGCACCGTTGAATCCCTCGCCATATTCCCACATCGGTTTCATGGAATTAAAGGACCAGTCATAGTCAGATGTGTCGATAGGTTTGTGGCCGTCAACGGTCCATAGTCCTTCGGCTATAACTGGTTGCCAGTCGCAATACAGCTGACTGAAATCTGTGTCAAGGCTGTCTTGTCTGGACGTATGTCGCACTTTGACTTGACACTCAATAGGTGCGCCATAGTCGCTTCGTTTCTGTTTTGGAAATAGTACAGCTCTCAACGTGTGTCCTTTATCGGCCTCTTGAAGTAGGTAGATGCCATTTGAACCGGTATTGGTTGTTGCCACGGGAATGCTATCTCTATACCAGATGATGCGGGAGTCGTCAGCCGCTTCTTTCGTATTCAGAAAATAGGTTAGCACAGCCCTGTCTTGAGTCATAGTGAGGCGTGGGTTGCGTACTGTTGGTGGTGGCAGTTGAGAGGGTTTGATAGTCAGATAACAAGCGGCTTCCCGTCCATCGGTTGAGGTGGCGATAACGCAACAACTGATAGTCTCGTCAGTGCTATTGATAGGGATTAACTCGATTGTTTCTGCATCAATGTGTTTCATTACGACGTATTTTTCAAAACCTTCCTCTATCCGCCAGGAAACTATTTCGTTGCAGGATAACCGCAGCGTGTCGTGACCGGTTTGAAGCGTGCTTTCATGTTTGTTGATAGCTAAATAGGGGGCTTCTCTCAGTGTGTTATTGAGAAAAGAAGGTGATAGCGTATTCTTTCTTTGACGGTTGCCGATGATGTAAGGCTTCCCATTAAGCGTGAAATGATGCTGGTAGCAGCGAAGCCAGGGTTGTGGGTAGGCTGTCCAACCGATATAGATGCTGTCTGAAGGAGCATGGTATCTGCAGTCAATAAGTGTCAAAGGCCCGCCCTGTTTGCAGAAATACATCTCGCGATTGCTTGTTTTCACGTTGAAGTCGCAATCTACAAACATCGCTCCCTTGTTGAAAGTGCTCCAGAAGGGCTTCTGTCCGTAGAGGTCAATGCTGCAGTGACGATACACGGCGGTACCGTTCATGGCGTCGTCGGTACATTCGAAATGACAGTTCTCGTAGTAAGAGTGCTCAGCACCGTTCAGCGGGTTCAGGTTCAGTCGACTGATGAAGCGCACGTTGCGAGCCATGAGCCACTTGCCATGTACATAGCCAACATGTGCCTGTGTGATGGCATCGCTGCGTTTTTTACGTGCGAGCGTGGGGTTCAAAGGGTAATCAAGGTCAACATTACAGAAGTTACCCATTGTGAGGTTTTCTACCCAAAGCGAGTCGCAATGAATATCAAACATGGTGAAATTGCCTACAGCTCCCTGTGTCTGTCCGCGAGCAGAAGCTAGCACAATATTTCGTGCATCGGTATCGAGCCCGATGAGATGCAGTATCTTACCCCTGATAACACAGCCAAATGGTTCGCGTCCATTCTCGCCATGCACTACTTCTGGAATATCGGGATTGTCTATCCAATAGACACCAGGCTTAATATATAGTGTAGTGGTATCCGAGAGACTCTTTAACATCTTATGGAAGTTATTGAACATGAATGGACGGTTGGCTACCTCACTATCACTGAGCGAGGCGTCGAGCAACAAGTGATTCTTATCCAGTTGTATGCCATTATCATGCGGTGTGGCAGACATCTCCGATAAGGCATCAAGCCAACAGAGGAAAGCTGCGAGGGAGGCGTTCCAGTTGATGGCAATCTCGTTAGAGGCATACGATTCCTCGTTGTCGATATACGATTCATCAGGGATATTTGACGGATAGACGGTATTGTGCATGTCTTTTTTGTCCTGTTGTCCAGGGTTCGGACCACCAACCAGCATGCCTGGGAAGGGCATTTCTATGCCGTCGGCCGAACTGATACGGTGATGGGGGTGCATCGGACTTTTGTCACCAAAGCCGGTGACGTAACAGTAACCAGTTGCGTTGCGTCCCAATAGGTAGTCGGCATTCTGAAGTGCGAAGGTGCGATATTTAGAAGTACCTTGTATCTTGTCGGCATAGAGCAATGCCATGGCCTGACAGCAACAGCGTTCTGCCAGACAGCCCCATCCAAAGTCACGGGCGTTGTTACCAAAAGGCGACTGAAACGAAGATTTCTCAACATTTCTGATGGCATTCTTGCAATAGTCCATGAGTTGATGAAGCATATCGTTGTATAGAGGTGATGCTTTTGCTGAAAGCCATTCGAATGCACCGAGTGCGGAAACATTTCCCCATGATGGTGTGTTGAACCGTTGAGGCTGGTTTTGCTGTGCATCTTCAAAATACATCTGCTTGTGGGTTAGTCGATAGAGGGCAGACGCGGCCCAGAACAGCTCATCACGTGAATTGAAATCGGCATAAGTCCCTGTGGTGATTTCCGGATGGTGTAACTGGTCCTGACGATATAGTGCTGTAGGGTGTTGCTTCGCCCATTGATAGGCTCGTTCTGCCATGATGGTGGCTTGCTCTGTGAAACCCGGATAATCTTGTTGGTAAGGGTCAAAAAGACGCGCGGCGTCCGCCATTACTGCGGCAAAGTCGAGGGTGGCAGTTATGCTCTTGGCCACCACGTAGCGTGGTTGCCTACATGCTGTGGGCATAATGAAACCTTCGAAATTGGGGGTCGTCAGCTTGTGATATACACCGCCATCGTCTGGGTCCTGCATGGTCTGCAACCAACGCAGGTTGAACATCATTTCGTCAAGCAGGTCGGGTGTTTGATTATGACTCTCAGGAATCTCCGTATTTAAATTGGTGAAGTAGGTTGACTGTTGTTCGTATGCAGCAAACATCAGTCCGATGCTGAAAGCGGAGTTGACAACATATTTGTTGTAATCACCCGCATCATACCAACCATAGGGAGAACTGATTACGGTGCCGGCAGGACGTTTGTCGGTGGCAGCTGATGGGTGAATAAGTACCAATGTGTCGGGGTGTCCTAGGGGACGTTTGTAAATGCCGCCCTGTTCGATGGGTATCCCAGAACGTATAAGATAGAACAGGCGTAAGGATGATTTGGCAATATCATGATAAGGATGGTCCGATACCTGGATGCTGCATCTTTCTTTGCCGATGCTAATCTGATAATTACCAATGGCTGTCAGTTCACCAAGATTGACAACATAGCGGGTCTTCCCCGAAAGGGGTGATACAGCTTTCCGAATACTTGCAGGTTTCAGCGTTTTCCCCTTAGGTGTTTTGATTTTTAATTTGTGTATGGAGGCTGTATCCTCTACAACAATGAATTTTTCTTGCTGCGGATAGCAGCCCACCTGGTTATAACGTATCTGCCCCCGTGTCTTTGCCGGTAGTATTATGAGAACCGCGAGGACAGTTAGTAAAACGATTTTTTTCATTGTTGTTAAGCCAATCTTTATAGTTTAGTTTGCAAATTTACAAATATTCTGTAATATCTTATTGTTTGTTTGTATGATTTATATAAGGAATAGCGTTTTTTAACAGTATAGATTCCTATGTACTCTTTAAATAAATCAATCAAATAGGTCGTGTGTCATTTTTTCTGATATTTTACCATGATAATCCAATAAAAAGTGTTACCTTTGCACCCAATTTTTAATTTTTATATATTTATATCCCTTTTTATATGCGTAACGAATGGCGTGGTTTTAAAGGAACCAAATGGACAGAAGAAGTTAATCTTAGAGATTTTATTCAGAACAACTACACAGCTTACGAAGGCGATGAGTCATTTCTGGCCGAGCCTACAGATGCCACCAATATATTGTGGGGACGTCTGCAGGAACTGCAGAAAGAAGAGCGTGCCAAGGGTGGTGTGCTCGACATGGAGACCGAGATCGTCTCAAGCATGACGGCCTATGGCCCTGGCTACATTGATGAGAGTAAGAAAGACCTGGAGAAGGTAGTTGGTCTGCAGACCGATAAACCCCTGAAGCGTGCCTTCATGCCTTTTGGTGGCATTAAGATGGCTGAGCAGGCTTGTACAAACTACGGCTACAAACCATCAGAAAAGCTGCACGAGATTTTCACCAAGTATTGCAAGACTCATAATGATGGCGTGTTTGATGCTTACACCGAGGAGATGAAGCACGTACGTCATAACCATATTCTTACTGGTCTGCCCGACACTTATGGCCGTGGCCGTATCGTCGGTGACTACCGTCGCGTAGCTCTGTATGGTATCGACTTCATCATCGCTGAGAAGGAGGCCGATAAGCGTAACTGCGGAGCCGGTGTGATGAGCGATGATGTCATCCGTCAGCGTGAGGAGATTTCTATGCAGATTAAAGCCCTGAAGGAGATGAAGGCTATGGCTCAGATTTACGGCTTCGATATCTCTCAGCCTGCTAATAACGCACGCGAGGCTGTTCAGTGGCTGTACTTCGGCTACCTGGCTGCTATCAAGACTCAGAACGGTGCTGCCATGTCTGTAGGACGTGTGTCAACCTTCCTCGACATCTATATCCAGCGTGATATGGAAGAGGGTACACTGACCGAGAGCGAGGCACAGGAGCTCATCGACCACCTGGTGATGAAGTTCCGCATGGTGAAGTTCGCACGTATCCCTTCATATAATGAACTTTTCTCTGGCGACCCTGTTTGGGCTACCTTGGAAGTAGGTGGTATGGGCATGGATGGCCGTCACATGGTGACCAAGAACGACTACCGTTTCCTGCACACCCTGGAGAACATGGGTCCTTCTCCCGAGCCTAACCTCACCGTACTTTATTCTCCACGTTTGACAGAGAACTTCAAGAAGTATGCTGCGATGATCTCGGTTAAGACCAGTTCTATCCAGTACGAGAACGACGAGGTGATGCGTCCTGTATGGGGCGACGATTATAGCATCTGCTGCTGTGTAAGTGCTACACAGACCGGTAAGGAGATGCAGTTCTTCGGAGCACGCGCCAACCTGGCTAAGTGCTTCCTCTATGCTTGTAACGGTGGTGTTGACGCCAAGACCCGCGAGCAGGTAGCTCCCGGCTTCCGTCCCATTAAGGATGAGTATCTCACATGGGAGGAACTGGCGCCCCGCTTCGATCAGGCTATGGACTGGTTGGCTGGTGTATACGTAAACACCCTGAACCTGATTCACTACATGCACGATAAGTACTTCTACGAGGCTGCCGAGATGGCCCTGATTGATACCAACGTACGTCGTACATTCGCTACCGGTATCGCAGGTTTCTCACACGTAGTTGACTCTATCTCTGCCGTTAAATATGCTAAGGTTAAGATGATCCGTGACGAAGAGGGCTTCAACGTTGACTATGTAGCCGAGGGTGACTTCCCCCGCTACGGTAACGATGATGACCGTGCCGACGAGATTGCTGTATGGCTGCTCAAGACCTTCGTGAAGAAGATTCGCAAGCACGCTACCTATCGTAACGCTACTCCAACCTGCTCTATCCTTACCATCACCTCTAACGTGGTATATGGTAAGTACACAGGTAACCTGCCCGATGGTCGTCGTGCCGGTACTCCTCTGTCACCAGGTGCTAACCCAAGCTATGGTGCTGAGAAGAACGGTCTGCTGGCTTCACTGAACTCAGTAGCAAAGCTGCCTTACGAGTATGCCCTCGACGGTATCTCTAATACTCAGACCATCAGCCCCAATACCCTGGGCCAGAACGACGAGGAGCGCGCTAACACGCTGGTTCGCGTGATGGACGGTTACTTCAGCCGTGGTGCTCACCACCTGAATGTGAACGTGTTTGGTGTAGATAAGCTGCGCGATGCCATGGAGCATCCTGAGAAGCCCGAGTACGCTAACTTCACCATCCGTGTATCTGGTTACGCTGTGAAGTTCATCGACCTGACTCGCGAGCAGCAGGAGGATGTTATTGCACGTCAATCTCACGAGAGTCTGTAATGAGTAGTACAGGCTATATACACTCTACCGAATCCTTTGGCTCTGTTGATGGGCCAGGGATTCGGTTTCTGATTTTCCTGCAGGGGTGTCGGATGCGCTGTCGCTACTGTCACAACCCTGACACATGGAAACTTGGTTCTGATGCCTGCGGCACAACAGCTACCGTTGATGAGCTGCTGAACAAGGCAGAGCGCTATCGCAGCTACTGGGGCCCCGATGGCGGTATTACCGTGAGCGGTGGTGAGGCTTTGCTGCAGATAGATTTCCTGATTGAACTGTTCGAGGAGGCTCATCGTCGTGGCATCAATACCTGCCTGGATACTGCTGCCCAACCTTTTACCCGCGAGGAACCTTTCTTCGGTAAGTTCGAGCGACTGATGCATAGTACCGACCTGGTGCTGCTCGACATCAAACACATTGACGGTGAGAAGCACCGTTGGCTCACAGGTCACGACAACGAGAATATCCTGGATTGTGCCCGCTATCTGTCGGACATTGCTAAACCCGTATGGATACGTCATGTATTGGTGCCTGGCATCACTACCGACGAAGAGCAGTTGGTGCGCCTGCGTCAGTTTATTGACACACTACAGAATGTTCAGCGTGTCGAGGTACTGCCATATCATACTTTAGGTATATTTAAATGGCAGAAACTTGGTATTCCATATACGCTTACCGAAGTTTCTGCCCCTACTGCTGAACAAGTAAAACACGCAGAGTCTATTCTCGTGCCTTAGTTAATGCCTTGTTAGCCTCTTGCCATCTTGTAGATGTTTTGTTTTTATAGTTTTGTGTTAATCTTTAATAAGTTGGTGTCGGCACTTGATGAACCTATCATCAGCTGATACTGACCGGGTATGAAGTGCATGGTATTGCTCTTCGCATCCCATGATTCAAGGTTTTTACGGGGTAGGGTGATGGTGACAGTACGGGTTTCACCAGCCTTCAGGTTTAC
Proteins encoded:
- a CDS encoding glycoside hydrolase family 43 protein; translated protein: MRRTLFISLFATICLLAVSAQRNIRIRKNIPLDSIRLSDPAILADQKTKMYYMTGTGGMMWRSSDLKLWEGPFRVTEFEANSWMGPRPMIWAAELHQTGDGWYYYFATFTNQEVKIDTVRGNVIERRASQVLRADNPMGPYRTFGDATYLPANRPTLDGTYWKDSDGKPYMIFCGEWLQNWNGTMEKIELKSDLSGTIGEPKVLFRASDSPWSREKNDKGEITWNKVTDGPYLFRTATGRLGMVWTSWVYDVYTQGVAYSESGTLDGPWIQEPNPITPPGFGHSMLFQRFDGQWMMSVHHHSKDDRGRTVRIPHLFNVDLSGDKLIIKP
- a CDS encoding nitroreductase family protein, yielding MRKEILLTAFAALLMQPLVAQEKKSPSFDEVLTTRRSIRSYDATKKISEQEVRTLMEAVQEAPSWANQQPSKYYVAMTPEKLAAVQELIGGNKRNVQGAPVLIVSTFERGKSGFFQGNPANEVGDGWGAYDNGLSNCYLIMQARAMGFDTLIMGMRDANKLRSLFNIPENEAIMAVIALGYRKNQPVLPRHKQLDDVVKFY
- a CDS encoding esterase — protein: MKRTTVLIISCLMIMSSMAQQQLGRRPNVKSPVIHQDGSVTFNFFDPTATKVSVIGDFDELTSKRLDMTKQENGVWTVTTDPLTPELYSYSFTVDGQRIVDPANSYVNRDINTLSNIFIVSKSNEDKGHTYAVNNVPHGTLSRVWYDSPTLGQQRRMTVYLPAAYDGKKRFPVMYLLHGWGGDETAWGDLGRASQIMDNLIAEGKCVPMIVVMPNGNPTCDAAPGWWHEGMYVPDGNAFQNRPAKASMEESFMDIVRAIDSRYKTIAKRSGRAVTGLSMGGGHTFGISRLYPEEFDYYGLQSAATMMALGGWLNSQAPKPNAEYDAQMARLFNSKPKLYWIGIGKDDFLMQQNTDLRKYLDSKGYPYEYYENDGGHIWRNWRIYLTIFAQKIFK
- a CDS encoding glycoside hydrolase family 9 protein; translation: MKKIVLLTVLAVLIILPAKTRGQIRYNQVGCYPQQEKFIVVEDTASIHKLKIKTPKGKTLKPASIRKAVSPLSGKTRYVVNLGELTAIGNYQISIGKERCSIQVSDHPYHDIAKSSLRLFYLIRSGIPIEQGGIYKRPLGHPDTLVLIHPSAATDKRPAGTVISSPYGWYDAGDYNKYVVNSAFSIGLMFAAYEQQSTYFTNLNTEIPESHNQTPDLLDEMMFNLRWLQTMQDPDDGGVYHKLTTPNFEGFIMPTACRQPRYVVAKSITATLDFAAVMADAARLFDPYQQDYPGFTEQATIMAERAYQWAKQHPTALYRQDQLHHPEITTGTYADFNSRDELFWAASALYRLTHKQMYFEDAQQNQPQRFNTPSWGNVSALGAFEWLSAKASPLYNDMLHQLMDYCKNAIRNVEKSSFQSPFGNNARDFGWGCLAERCCCQAMALLYADKIQGTSKYRTFALQNADYLLGRNATGYCYVTGFGDKSPMHPHHRISSADGIEMPFPGMLVGGPNPGQQDKKDMHNTVYPSNIPDESYIDNEESYASNEIAINWNASLAAFLCWLDALSEMSATPHDNGIQLDKNHLLLDASLSDSEVANRPFMFNNFHKMLKSLSDTTTLYIKPGVYWIDNPDIPEVVHGENGREPFGCVIRGKILHLIGLDTDARNIVLASARGQTQGAVGNFTMFDIHCDSLWVENLTMGNFCNVDLDYPLNPTLARKKRSDAITQAHVGYVHGKWLMARNVRFISRLNLNPLNGAEHSYYENCHFECTDDAMNGTAVYRHCSIDLYGQKPFWSTFNKGAMFVDCDFNVKTSNREMYFCKQGGPLTLIDCRYHAPSDSIYIGWTAYPQPWLRCYQHHFTLNGKPYIIGNRQRKNTLSPSFLNNTLREAPYLAINKHESTLQTGHDTLRLSCNEIVSWRIEEGFEKYVVMKHIDAETIELIPINSTDETISCCVIATSTDGREAACYLTIKPSQLPPPTVRNPRLTMTQDRAVLTYFLNTKEAADDSRIIWYRDSIPVATTNTGSNGIYLLQEADKGHTLRAVLFPKQKRSDYGAPIECQVKVRHTSRQDSLDTDFSQLYCDWQPVIAEGLWTVDGHKPIDTSDYDWSFNSMKPMWEYGEGFNGAIGKGLLQAQRGARLMYTAANRRYDNMSLTLTVDPTKTAGQGFGSATGQYMDVCLKFDTKTLTGYGLRIIRTVKHAKAVDFLLVEYKDGQVTPLTEAISSTCYRTGCTISLNYSNGLLRAHVETKTPKPADSSLPHQVDLQSHVTSNPFGGIHIQHTGSCGESTTMLHHLHATWKRL
- the pflB gene encoding formate C-acetyltransferase is translated as MRNEWRGFKGTKWTEEVNLRDFIQNNYTAYEGDESFLAEPTDATNILWGRLQELQKEERAKGGVLDMETEIVSSMTAYGPGYIDESKKDLEKVVGLQTDKPLKRAFMPFGGIKMAEQACTNYGYKPSEKLHEIFTKYCKTHNDGVFDAYTEEMKHVRHNHILTGLPDTYGRGRIVGDYRRVALYGIDFIIAEKEADKRNCGAGVMSDDVIRQREEISMQIKALKEMKAMAQIYGFDISQPANNAREAVQWLYFGYLAAIKTQNGAAMSVGRVSTFLDIYIQRDMEEGTLTESEAQELIDHLVMKFRMVKFARIPSYNELFSGDPVWATLEVGGMGMDGRHMVTKNDYRFLHTLENMGPSPEPNLTVLYSPRLTENFKKYAAMISVKTSSIQYENDEVMRPVWGDDYSICCCVSATQTGKEMQFFGARANLAKCFLYACNGGVDAKTREQVAPGFRPIKDEYLTWEELAPRFDQAMDWLAGVYVNTLNLIHYMHDKYFYEAAEMALIDTNVRRTFATGIAGFSHVVDSISAVKYAKVKMIRDEEGFNVDYVAEGDFPRYGNDDDRADEIAVWLLKTFVKKIRKHATYRNATPTCSILTITSNVVYGKYTGNLPDGRRAGTPLSPGANPSYGAEKNGLLASLNSVAKLPYEYALDGISNTQTISPNTLGQNDEERANTLVRVMDGYFSRGAHHLNVNVFGVDKLRDAMEHPEKPEYANFTIRVSGYAVKFIDLTREQQEDVIARQSHESL
- the pflA gene encoding pyruvate formate-lyase-activating protein; this translates as MSSTGYIHSTESFGSVDGPGIRFLIFLQGCRMRCRYCHNPDTWKLGSDACGTTATVDELLNKAERYRSYWGPDGGITVSGGEALLQIDFLIELFEEAHRRGINTCLDTAAQPFTREEPFFGKFERLMHSTDLVLLDIKHIDGEKHRWLTGHDNENILDCARYLSDIAKPVWIRHVLVPGITTDEEQLVRLRQFIDTLQNVQRVEVLPYHTLGIFKWQKLGIPYTLTEVSAPTAEQVKHAESILVP